The Bacillus oleivorans genome has a window encoding:
- a CDS encoding sensor histidine kinase, producing MKRKVKFRHSLLSKYILIIGLGLTIFPLSFPFVSLLVFFPINEIETNENPYANHEDLEKMWHQTAQSLDEATDEEIDDSLMRIHKEYPKASVFWVNENNELMLQLPENPDLPQTWSANYSISFMKQSFGGDPFTVVAFIGETQDQGFIVFQVPREVMKTRLDTVQDQYDMIMSIGILTIFGAFIIFSWGFFYKIRKRLVRLEQAMHVNEEANELPDPVIIKKPDEIGALEQSFNEMIRKLEQSRERERKEEELRRHLIANLSHDLKTPLTAIRGYAYSLKKEELSDQGHDALQLLDQKISYMGSLIDNLLSYSLLTSGKYPYNPKKQDLVRSIKASLASWYPAFEKEGFTIHINIPDHIMLIDFDEHWLQRMLDNLFQNVILHAKTGKYISVSLIDLSPGFKLTIADQGRGMESMSAEKGVGVGLSIVSIMAKGLGWKWDIETSKNGTKMIFENSTNRLNENFV from the coding sequence GAAACCAATGAGAACCCTTATGCGAACCATGAAGATTTAGAAAAGATGTGGCATCAAACCGCTCAAAGCTTAGATGAAGCGACCGATGAGGAAATTGATGATTCCCTGATGCGGATTCATAAAGAGTACCCTAAAGCCAGCGTATTTTGGGTCAACGAAAACAATGAACTCATGCTGCAATTACCAGAGAATCCAGATTTGCCTCAAACCTGGTCAGCAAACTATAGTATCTCATTTATGAAACAAAGCTTTGGCGGAGACCCTTTTACGGTTGTAGCTTTTATTGGGGAAACCCAAGATCAGGGCTTTATAGTATTTCAAGTCCCGCGGGAAGTCATGAAAACAAGACTCGACACGGTCCAGGATCAGTACGATATGATCATGTCGATTGGAATCCTAACTATCTTTGGAGCCTTTATTATTTTTTCATGGGGGTTCTTTTATAAAATCCGTAAACGATTGGTCCGGCTTGAACAAGCCATGCATGTGAATGAGGAAGCAAATGAGTTACCGGATCCCGTTATAATTAAGAAACCAGACGAAATCGGCGCACTCGAACAATCTTTTAATGAAATGATTAGAAAGCTCGAACAAAGCCGTGAAAGAGAACGGAAGGAAGAAGAACTGCGACGGCACCTGATTGCCAATCTTTCTCATGACCTAAAAACACCATTAACTGCTATAAGAGGTTATGCCTACTCTCTTAAAAAGGAAGAACTATCTGATCAGGGTCATGATGCTTTGCAGTTACTCGATCAAAAAATTTCATATATGGGAAGCTTAATCGACAATCTTCTCTCCTATTCCTTATTAACTTCGGGAAAATATCCGTACAATCCGAAAAAGCAGGATTTAGTCCGCTCCATTAAAGCAAGTCTTGCTTCCTGGTACCCTGCGTTTGAAAAGGAAGGGTTCACGATTCATATAAACATTCCTGACCATATAATGTTAATTGATTTTGATGAACACTGGCTGCAAAGGATGCTTGACAATCTTTTTCAAAATGTCATTCTTCATGCCAAAACAGGAAAATATATTTCTGTGTCTTTAATTGATTTAAGCCCCGGTTTCAAGCTTACCATTGCGGATCAGGGACGTGGGATGGAATCTATGTCTGCCGAAAAAGGAGTGGGAGTAGGGTTATCGATTGTTTCTATTATGGCTAAAGGACTTGGCTGGAAATGGGACATAGAAACGAGCAAAAACGGCACAAAGATGATTTTTGAAAATTCTACTAACCGATTGAATGAAAATTTTGTATAA
- the pdxK gene encoding pyridoxine/pyridoxal/pyridoxamine kinase: protein MFMKKVFTLAGSDTSGGAGLQADLKTFQELGVYGMTALTVIATMDPKNQWSHNVFPIDVKTVEIQLETILSVGVDAMKTGMLGSVDIIELGAKTIAVNGIDKAVIDPVLVCKGENEVLHPETAVALREVLVPKALVTTPNLFEASQLAQMGPLKSVDDMKEAAGRIHELGVKYVVVKGGKGVSGNTAVDVLYDGKDFTLLETEKLDTTYTHGAGCTFAAAITAELAKGAEPTEAIKFAKKFVTAAIKHGFKLNQWVGPVMHGAFHKFGEEK from the coding sequence ATTTTTATGAAAAAGGTATTTACACTGGCCGGTTCAGATACAAGCGGCGGCGCAGGGCTGCAAGCAGATTTAAAAACATTTCAAGAGCTTGGCGTATACGGTATGACAGCTCTCACAGTCATTGCCACAATGGATCCTAAAAATCAATGGAGCCACAATGTGTTCCCAATCGATGTAAAAACGGTTGAAATTCAGCTTGAAACGATTCTTTCTGTTGGCGTTGATGCAATGAAAACAGGAATGTTAGGATCTGTTGATATTATTGAGCTTGGCGCTAAAACGATTGCTGTAAATGGAATAGATAAGGCAGTTATTGACCCGGTATTGGTATGTAAAGGGGAAAATGAAGTCCTTCATCCAGAAACAGCTGTTGCTCTTCGTGAAGTATTAGTTCCAAAAGCATTAGTGACAACACCAAACTTGTTTGAAGCCAGTCAATTAGCGCAAATGGGTCCATTAAAATCTGTTGATGATATGAAAGAAGCAGCTGGCCGCATTCATGAGCTAGGTGTTAAATATGTTGTAGTTAAAGGCGGTAAAGGCGTTTCAGGCAATACAGCTGTAGATGTGCTGTATGACGGTAAAGACTTTACTTTGCTTGAGACAGAAAAATTAGATACTACTTATACTCACGGTGCCGGATGTACCTTTGCTGCAGCGATTACAGCAGAATTAGCAAAAGGTGCCGAACCGACAGAAGCGATTAAATTTGCGAAAAAATTTGTTACTGCTGCGATCAAGCATGGTTTCAAATTAAACCAATGGGTCGGTCCGGTTATGCACGGTGCGTTCCATAAGTTCGGCGAAGAGAAATAA